One Oscillatoria sp. FACHB-1406 genomic window carries:
- a CDS encoding DUF1822 family protein: MNSLTFKVPLTRTAHLQAQQASDRQMNARKIKQVYLNHLALYAVKSYLNCLGFSADWEGGDSTDPSFQTLSDVADLIVENWGKLECRPVLPDATTCKIPPEVWEDRAGYIAVQFDRELSEATLLGFIQQVEAEEIPLEKFQSLEVLLDAIHESTVREEAANETNTATPVQLNHWLKGVAETGWATLEELLAPSQYRPAFNFRRAPIPLSQDVNPVRAERAKLLQFQDREEQIALIVRLIEEKISELDISVEILPSRSHYFPSDVRLMILDENDRVALQAEAGGSEGLEVKFSGEPGERFSIEVVLGECKIAEQFIV, from the coding sequence ATGAACTCCTTAACCTTTAAAGTTCCCCTAACAAGAACCGCTCATCTGCAAGCGCAGCAAGCATCCGATCGCCAAATGAACGCTCGTAAAATCAAGCAAGTTTATCTCAACCATTTAGCGCTGTACGCCGTTAAATCTTATTTAAACTGCTTGGGCTTTTCGGCAGATTGGGAAGGGGGAGACAGCACAGATCCCAGCTTCCAAACTTTAAGCGATGTCGCAGATCTTATTGTCGAAAACTGGGGGAAACTTGAATGTCGTCCGGTTCTACCCGATGCAACAACCTGCAAAATTCCACCCGAAGTTTGGGAAGATAGAGCCGGATATATTGCAGTACAGTTCGATCGCGAACTTTCTGAGGCGACGTTATTAGGCTTTATTCAACAAGTAGAAGCAGAAGAAATTCCCTTAGAAAAATTTCAATCGCTGGAAGTTTTATTAGATGCTATTCACGAATCAACTGTTCGGGAAGAAGCCGCAAACGAAACGAATACAGCGACTCCCGTTCAACTGAATCATTGGTTAAAAGGAGTTGCGGAAACGGGCTGGGCAACGCTTGAAGAATTGCTGGCTCCTTCTCAATATCGCCCTGCCTTCAATTTCCGCCGCGCTCCCATTCCCCTCTCACAAGATGTTAACCCCGTCAGAGCAGAAAGAGCAAAACTGTTGCAGTTTCAGGACAGAGAGGAACAAATTGCTTTAATCGTTAGGTTGATCGAAGAAAAGATATCAGAACTCGATATTTCAGTCGAAATTCTTCCGAGTCGATCGCATTATTTTCCTTCGGATGTGCGTTTAATGATTCTCGATGAAAACGATCGCGTTGCCCTACAAGCAGAAGCAGGTGGAAGTGAAGGACTAGAGGTTAAATTTAGCGGCGAACCGGGAGAAAGATTCAGCATAGAAGTTGTGTTGGGCGAGTGCAAAATTGCAGAACAATTTATTGTCTGA
- a CDS encoding DUF928 domain-containing protein, producing MNPSCIYSTVVLFLAAIAPQGVSLFLNSAIAFPTENTLIVQSPSPSPTPPPPPPPPPRNPKPVGSTKPPRVLNPFAFSCQNSQQILTGLIPADEMSLTTSAHPTLLFYIPESSEAIRDIEFYINNEDGKKVGKVFIAPPKNTPGIISVSLPKIPQNELEVGKTYTWYFNFSCAGTGIRKTRPIEVSGTIQRVSRTPQLERKIADGDPYIWLDAIASVFQQRLENPEDVEAVERWQNLLQYIGEEGLAKQPILGAASIAE from the coding sequence ATGAACCCAAGTTGCATTTACTCGACTGTTGTTTTATTCCTCGCCGCGATCGCCCCCCAAGGGGTATCTTTGTTTTTAAATTCCGCGATCGCGTTTCCAACAGAAAACACCCTCATCGTTCAATCGCCATCACCATCACCAACGCCACCACCACCACCACCACCACCACCGCGCAATCCTAAGCCCGTCGGGAGTACAAAACCGCCGAGAGTACTCAATCCGTTCGCCTTTTCTTGCCAAAATTCCCAGCAAATCTTAACGGGTTTAATACCAGCAGATGAGATGAGTTTAACCACTTCTGCTCACCCAACGTTGCTTTTTTATATCCCTGAAAGTTCTGAAGCGATCCGGGATATTGAATTTTATATCAACAATGAAGATGGAAAAAAAGTCGGTAAAGTTTTTATTGCTCCTCCCAAGAATACGCCAGGGATTATTAGCGTTAGTCTCCCTAAAATCCCTCAAAATGAACTCGAAGTTGGGAAAACTTACACTTGGTACTTTAACTTCTCCTGTGCGGGGACAGGGATAAGAAAAACTCGACCGATTGAAGTTTCTGGAACAATCCAGCGAGTCTCGCGAACGCCGCAATTAGAGCGGAAAATTGCCGACGGCGATCCCTATATTTGGCTCGACGCGATCGCGTCAGTTTTCCAACAACGTTTAGAAAATCCTGAAGATGTAGAAGCAGTAGAACGCTGGCAAAATCTCTTACAATATATCGGGGAAGAAGGATTAGCAAAGCAGCCGATTTTAGGAGCAGCTAGTATTGCAGAATAA
- a CDS encoding CHASE2 domain-containing protein: MSKLIVLELDGDWEKGFRATLAITSETTRFPSTLKGDLPPNPELLKLSRQYWHHFYNLGAPSRIKIQQVTLRGSINDRIQTCKRVAVELRNAINTWLGSELFRPIADRLHSVLREDEEARFSVQSSDRELQKLPWFEWDLLKRCDRVEPALNSLEVPTLARITRTTLHPKVKILAILGNSEGIDVESDRRFLNELPNAEVTFLPEPTSHAITAELWEQEWDIIFFAGHSQTEDDTGRIYINQTESITIDELWTGLKTAVNKGLQLAIFNSCDGLGIANQLNDRSIPFIVVMREAVPDLVAQQYLRVFLTNFAGGESFHNASRIAREQLHGIRLPTANGEYFECPYATWLPVIYENPAAIPPRWEDLYRVETPPVSVPKQPELTRIVLASLFCTILVMFARSFGLLQPSELSAYDRLMKQRSLQGIDPRILIVEVSEGTNNRYSYPLPDNIVAQLLQTVEEAKPSAIGLSLLRYQPRGEGREKLIARLENNPHLFLTCGFNHRDKTLSPPPELSGRFIAEKTGFGDFLDDSKYGNEGTRRHLIAYSPDLQPNISACTTPRSLSFQLAQHYLQRNLLPTFSFSDRGDLRVSDRIIPTLNDRFAAYSSLDGGYQMMLNYRSNPQPAMHASVEDVLSGKLPRDRIEGKIVLIGDGNEIANTPDRTPYGMLPQAWIQAHATSQLLDVAIDNRPLIWALPQWGNLQWGDAIWVFIWSMFGGTLSWVFKKKRLVLGLSLGAILIFLERICLFLLERGGWMPLVPTVLALLATALLIAIWKFPNLSELSK, translated from the coding sequence ATGAGCAAATTAATTGTATTAGAACTCGATGGCGATTGGGAGAAAGGGTTTCGGGCGACTTTAGCCATAACGAGCGAAACAACGCGCTTTCCTAGTACATTAAAAGGAGATTTACCTCCCAATCCAGAACTACTCAAGTTATCGCGACAGTATTGGCATCATTTTTACAATTTAGGCGCTCCTTCTCGGATTAAAATTCAACAAGTGACTTTACGGGGTTCGATTAACGATCGCATCCAAACCTGCAAAAGAGTGGCAGTAGAACTGCGCAATGCGATTAATACTTGGTTGGGATCGGAACTGTTTCGTCCGATCGCGGATCGATTGCATTCCGTGCTGCGCGAAGACGAAGAAGCTCGCTTTTCCGTACAAAGTAGCGATCGCGAATTGCAAAAATTGCCTTGGTTTGAATGGGATTTATTGAAGCGATGCGATCGCGTCGAACCCGCCCTCAACTCTCTCGAAGTTCCCACTTTAGCTCGAATTACTCGCACCACGCTCCATCCTAAAGTTAAAATCTTAGCAATTTTAGGAAATAGCGAAGGAATTGATGTGGAAAGCGATCGCCGTTTTCTCAACGAATTGCCTAACGCAGAAGTGACTTTTCTCCCAGAACCGACATCGCACGCAATTACCGCCGAACTCTGGGAACAAGAGTGGGATATTATCTTTTTTGCCGGACACAGCCAAACCGAAGACGATACGGGTAGAATTTATATCAATCAAACGGAAAGTATCACCATTGATGAGTTGTGGACAGGCTTAAAAACAGCAGTTAATAAAGGCTTGCAATTAGCAATTTTTAACTCCTGCGATGGGTTAGGAATCGCGAATCAACTCAACGATCGCTCGATTCCTTTTATCGTTGTTATGCGCGAAGCTGTCCCAGATCTCGTCGCCCAACAATACTTGCGCGTTTTCCTCACAAACTTCGCCGGTGGTGAAAGCTTTCATAACGCCTCTCGGATTGCCCGGGAGCAATTACATGGCATCCGTTTACCTACTGCTAATGGCGAATACTTTGAATGTCCTTACGCGACATGGTTGCCCGTTATTTACGAAAATCCTGCTGCTATTCCTCCTCGCTGGGAGGATTTATATCGAGTTGAAACCCCTCCCGTTTCCGTTCCCAAACAGCCCGAGTTAACAAGGATTGTGTTAGCTAGCCTGTTTTGTACGATTTTAGTGATGTTTGCACGCAGTTTCGGACTTTTACAACCGAGCGAGTTGTCTGCTTACGATCGCTTAATGAAACAGCGATCGCTTCAAGGGATCGATCCGCGTATTCTCATTGTTGAGGTGAGCGAAGGTACGAACAATCGTTATTCTTATCCCCTACCCGATAATATTGTTGCCCAACTTTTGCAAACTGTAGAAGAAGCAAAACCTAGCGCGATCGGATTGAGTTTGTTGCGCTATCAACCGCGTGGCGAAGGCAGAGAAAAACTCATCGCTCGTCTTGAAAATAATCCTCATTTATTCCTAACTTGTGGCTTTAACCATCGCGATAAAACCCTGTCCCCTCCGCCTGAATTAAGCGGACGTTTTATTGCTGAAAAAACCGGCTTTGGCGATTTTTTGGATGACAGCAAGTACGGGAACGAAGGCACTCGCCGCCACTTAATTGCTTACAGCCCCGATCTTCAACCTAACATTTCTGCTTGTACGACTCCTCGGAGTTTGAGTTTTCAACTCGCCCAACATTATCTCCAACGCAATTTGCTTCCGACATTTTCTTTTAGCGATCGCGGCGATTTGCGAGTTAGCGATCGCATTATCCCCACATTGAACGATCGATTTGCTGCCTATTCCAGCCTCGACGGCGGCTATCAAATGATGCTGAACTATCGCTCAAATCCGCAACCTGCCATGCACGCAAGCGTCGAAGATGTGCTGTCGGGAAAACTGCCGCGCGATCGCATTGAAGGCAAGATCGTGCTAATCGGCGATGGCAATGAAATCGCGAATACCCCCGATCGTACCCCCTACGGAATGCTACCGCAGGCTTGGATTCAAGCTCATGCAACCTCTCAACTGCTCGATGTTGCGATCGATAATCGTCCCTTAATTTGGGCATTACCGCAATGGGGAAATTTACAGTGGGGCGATGCAATTTGGGTGTTTATTTGGTCGATGTTTGGGGGAACTTTAAGTTGGGTCTTTAAGAAAAAACGGCTCGTTCTCGGCTTATCGTTAGGCGCAATTTTAATCTTTTTAGAAAGAATTTGTTTGTTCCTACTCGAGCGCGGGGGGTGGATGCCTCTCGTACCGACTGTTTTAGCTTTGCTTGCGACAGCATTGCTTATTGCTATCTGGAAGTTTCCGAATTTGTCGGAGTTATCAAAATAG